The Salegentibacter mishustinae genome includes a window with the following:
- a CDS encoding FAD-binding and (Fe-S)-binding domain-containing protein has protein sequence MKEKLYHLAQEIEGQLYDDKLWRSIYATDASVYREMPLAVCYPKSENDLKKLIKFAKAQKTSLIPRTAGTSLAGQCVGDGIVVDVSKHFTKILNIDQDAKTVSLQPGVIRDDLNRVLKEYGLFFGPNTSTSNRCMIGGMVGNNSSGTTSIKYGTTREKLVSLKTILSDGSEAEFKDISAEEFQEKLKLESLEGEIYRKINEQLSSEENKKELIEKFPPKSLHRRNTGYAIDELLYAEVFSKDSTEPLNLCKLLCGSEGTLAFTTEITLKLDDLQPPKAAMIAAHFDSIESCMQAVVPVMQHSLYTCEMMDKTILDCTKQNLKYKENRFFIEGDPKAILMLEIRANTAQEVQEQSQKVLDTLKDSNLSYAYPVLMGDQIELAMELRKAGLGLLGNIVGDKKAVACIEDTAVAIPFLADYISEFAEIMKNYGQDAVYYAHAGAGEIHLRPILNLKKSEDVKLFRSITTDVAKLVKKYNGSLSGEHGDGRVRAEFIEMMIGPKNYQLLRDIKFTFDPDNIFNPGKITDTAPMDTSLRYEVDRKEPEISTLMDFSESEGILKLSEKCNGSGDCRKSAEAGGTMCPSYRATKDEKDTTRARANTLREFLTNSDKSNRFNHEEIKEAFDLCISCKGCKSECPSSVDVAALKAEFQYQYQKENGKSLRSKIFANNGKMNGLASKTPGIANFFFKNSVASGIAKKIMGVAPERTLPILAKQTLANYYQKNKSRFQIENPIKTVYFFNDEFTNFLDSEIGVDALELLYKLNYRVEFVKHEESGRSHISKGFLEEAKVFVDKNVSLFKDIISEESPLIGLEPSAILSFRDEYLRLADDKAEAEKLAKNAFIIEEFLKKEIALGNVNSDQFTSEEKNIKIHGHCHQKALSNTAVTFDVLNLPKNFKVSIIPSGCCGMAGSFGYEKEHYEVSMNIGEQTLFPAVRKASEETVISANGTSCRHQIFDGTQRQAKHPVSILREALV, from the coding sequence ATGAAAGAAAAACTCTACCACTTAGCCCAGGAAATTGAAGGCCAGTTATATGACGATAAGTTATGGCGTTCTATTTACGCAACAGATGCATCGGTTTACCGCGAAATGCCATTGGCAGTCTGTTATCCAAAAAGCGAAAATGATTTAAAGAAACTTATAAAATTTGCAAAAGCGCAAAAAACTTCTTTAATCCCACGAACCGCCGGAACTTCGCTGGCAGGCCAGTGTGTGGGAGATGGGATTGTAGTAGATGTGTCTAAACATTTTACAAAAATCTTAAATATAGACCAGGACGCTAAAACCGTAAGCTTGCAACCTGGAGTAATTCGCGACGATCTAAACCGGGTTTTAAAAGAATACGGATTGTTTTTTGGACCCAATACTTCAACTTCTAACCGCTGTATGATTGGGGGAATGGTGGGAAATAATTCGAGCGGAACCACTTCAATTAAATATGGCACAACTCGAGAAAAGCTCGTTTCTCTAAAAACCATTTTAAGCGACGGGAGTGAGGCTGAATTTAAAGATATTTCTGCCGAAGAATTTCAGGAAAAATTGAAATTAGAAAGCCTGGAAGGAGAAATTTACCGTAAAATTAATGAGCAACTCTCTTCCGAAGAAAATAAAAAGGAACTTATAGAAAAGTTTCCGCCTAAAAGTTTACATAGAAGAAATACGGGATATGCGATAGATGAATTGTTGTATGCAGAAGTTTTTTCTAAAGATTCTACCGAGCCTTTAAATTTATGCAAATTACTATGTGGAAGCGAAGGCACCTTGGCCTTTACTACTGAAATTACGCTGAAACTGGATGATCTTCAACCTCCGAAAGCAGCGATGATCGCAGCACATTTTGATAGTATTGAAAGTTGTATGCAAGCTGTGGTTCCCGTAATGCAGCATTCGCTCTATACCTGCGAAATGATGGACAAAACCATCTTAGATTGTACCAAGCAAAACCTTAAATACAAAGAAAATCGATTTTTTATTGAAGGTGATCCCAAAGCGATCTTGATGCTGGAGATAAGGGCCAATACGGCACAAGAAGTCCAGGAACAAAGTCAAAAAGTACTGGACACCTTAAAAGATTCTAATTTAAGTTATGCTTACCCGGTTTTAATGGGCGACCAAATAGAACTGGCTATGGAGCTTCGGAAAGCCGGCCTTGGACTTTTAGGGAATATTGTAGGAGATAAAAAAGCTGTAGCCTGTATTGAAGATACCGCCGTGGCTATTCCATTCCTGGCCGATTATATATCGGAATTTGCGGAAATAATGAAAAATTATGGACAGGATGCCGTCTACTATGCACACGCCGGTGCCGGGGAAATTCATTTACGTCCAATTCTGAATTTAAAAAAATCTGAAGATGTAAAACTCTTTAGAAGCATTACTACCGATGTTGCTAAATTGGTCAAAAAATACAATGGTTCTTTAAGTGGCGAGCACGGAGACGGTAGGGTAAGAGCCGAATTTATTGAGATGATGATTGGCCCAAAGAACTACCAGCTTCTTAGGGATATTAAATTCACGTTTGATCCCGATAATATTTTTAATCCCGGAAAGATTACCGATACCGCTCCCATGGATACTTCGCTTCGCTATGAAGTAGACCGAAAGGAACCGGAAATTTCAACTTTAATGGATTTTTCGGAATCTGAAGGAATTTTAAAACTATCTGAAAAATGTAACGGGAGCGGAGACTGCCGAAAATCGGCTGAAGCCGGCGGAACAATGTGCCCAAGTTACCGCGCTACTAAAGATGAAAAAGATACAACCCGCGCCCGGGCAAATACTTTACGCGAATTCCTGACAAATTCAGATAAAAGTAACAGGTTTAATCACGAAGAAATAAAAGAAGCTTTTGATCTCTGTATTAGTTGTAAAGGTTGTAAAAGTGAATGCCCTTCTAGCGTAGATGTTGCTGCTTTAAAAGCTGAATTTCAGTACCAGTATCAAAAAGAAAACGGTAAAAGTTTAAGAAGTAAGATCTTTGCCAATAATGGTAAAATGAATGGTCTAGCGTCCAAAACTCCGGGTATTGCTAATTTTTTCTTTAAAAATTCCGTGGCTTCCGGCATTGCCAAAAAGATAATGGGCGTAGCTCCAGAAAGGACTTTACCAATTTTAGCCAAACAAACATTAGCAAACTATTATCAAAAGAATAAGAGTCGTTTTCAGATAGAAAATCCTATCAAAACAGTCTATTTCTTTAATGATGAATTTACCAATTTCCTGGATTCAGAAATTGGAGTTGACGCTTTAGAATTACTGTATAAACTCAATTACCGCGTAGAATTTGTGAAACACGAGGAAAGCGGAAGAAGCCATATTTCTAAAGGCTTTCTGGAAGAGGCCAAGGTTTTTGTTGATAAAAACGTGAGTCTATTCAAGGATATAATTTCGGAAGAATCACCATTAATTGGCTTAGAACCTTCGGCGATCTTAAGTTTTAGAGATGAATATTTAAGATTAGCCGATGATAAAGCGGAAGCAGAAAAACTGGCAAAAAATGCGTTTATCATCGAAGAATTCCTGAAAAAAGAGATCGCTCTAGGCAATGTAAACTCCGATCAATTTACTTCAGAAGAAAAAAATATTAAAATTCACGGGCATTGCCACCAGAAAGCACTTTCTAATACAGCCGTAACTTTTGATGTTCTAAATCTACCAAAGAACTTTAAAGTAAGCATTATTCCATCGGGTTGTTGCGGAATGGCAGGCTCTTTTGGTTATGAAAAAGAACATTACGAAGTGAGTATGAATATTGGTGAACAAACCTTGTTCCCGGCGGTTAGAAAAGCTTCTGAAGAGACCGTTATTTCAGCCAATGGAACCAGTTGCAGACACCAGATTTTTGATGGTACACAGCGGCAGGCCAAACACCCCGTGAGTATTCTAAGGGAAGCTTTGGTTTAA
- a CDS encoding UDP-2,3-diacylglucosamine diphosphatase, producing MFIKRKPEIVVISDVHLGTFGAHAAELSEYLESVQPKKLVLNGDFIDIWQFRKSYFPKAHLEVIKKIIDLSSKGTEVIYITGNHDEFLRKFSDTQIGELRITDKLVLELDGKKAWFFHGDVFDVGIHKAKWIAKLGGWGYDLLILINRLLNQVLVKMGKKKYSLSKKIKNSVKNAGKFIASFEKTVSDLAIENGYKYVICGHIHQPKIIRKTNRRGTCLYLNSGDWIENLSVLEYENKKWNLTYFSELKKQKPLVAAVTVLKKD from the coding sequence TTGTTTATTAAGAGAAAACCCGAAATAGTAGTAATTTCAGATGTACATCTTGGTACGTTTGGCGCTCACGCCGCAGAGCTGAGTGAATATCTGGAAAGTGTACAGCCTAAAAAGTTGGTACTTAACGGAGACTTTATAGATATCTGGCAATTTAGGAAAAGTTATTTTCCTAAAGCTCATTTAGAAGTAATTAAAAAGATCATTGATCTTAGCAGTAAGGGTACCGAAGTGATCTATATCACTGGAAATCATGACGAATTTCTAAGAAAATTTAGTGATACTCAAATTGGAGAACTGCGTATCACCGATAAACTAGTTTTGGAACTGGACGGCAAAAAAGCCTGGTTTTTTCACGGAGATGTATTTGATGTTGGAATCCACAAAGCGAAGTGGATCGCTAAACTGGGCGGCTGGGGCTACGATCTATTGATTTTGATTAACCGATTATTGAATCAGGTTTTGGTGAAAATGGGGAAAAAGAAATATTCGCTTTCCAAAAAAATTAAGAACAGCGTGAAAAATGCCGGGAAATTTATAGCAAGTTTTGAAAAAACAGTTTCAGATCTGGCCATTGAAAACGGCTATAAATATGTGATCTGCGGCCATATCCACCAGCCTAAAATAATTAGAAAAACCAATAGGAGAGGCACCTGCTTATATTTAAATTCCGGCGATTGGATAGAAAACTTAAGCGTCCTGGAATACGAAAATAAAAAATGGAACTTAACTTATTTTAGTGAACTAAAAAAGCAAAAACCTTTGGTAGCCGCAGTTACCGTTTTAAAAAAGGATTAA
- the aroC gene encoding chorismate synthase, which produces MAGNSFGKLFKLTTFGESHGQAIGGIIDGCPAGIQLDLEKIQLELNRRKPGQSAIVTQRKEPDTVEFYSGIFEEKTTGTPIGFVIKNANQKSKDYSHIKDTYRPSHADYTYDEKYGVRDYRGGGRSSARETACRVVAGAVAKQFLKDIQFNAYTASVGKIELDKNIKELDFSLIETNAVRCPDPASAEKMEDYIKQIRKEGDTVGGTVQCVIKNMPKGLGEPVFDKLHAELGKAMLSINAVKGFEYGSGFEGTKMKGSEHNDLFNEDGTTRTNLSGGIQGGISNGMDIYFNVAFKPVATIMQKQETINKQGENVEMQGKGRHDPCVVPRAVPIVEAMAALVIADYLLQNKSSKI; this is translated from the coding sequence ATGGCAGGAAATTCCTTCGGAAAATTATTTAAACTCACCACTTTTGGAGAATCCCACGGGCAGGCCATTGGAGGAATTATTGACGGATGTCCGGCAGGAATTCAGCTGGATTTGGAAAAAATACAGTTAGAACTCAATCGTAGAAAACCAGGTCAATCGGCTATTGTAACGCAAAGAAAAGAACCTGATACTGTAGAGTTTTATTCGGGAATTTTTGAAGAAAAAACTACCGGAACTCCTATTGGGTTTGTAATTAAAAATGCCAACCAGAAATCTAAAGATTATTCACATATAAAAGACACCTACCGTCCAAGCCACGCCGATTATACTTACGATGAAAAGTATGGTGTAAGGGATTATAGAGGTGGCGGAAGATCTTCTGCACGCGAAACTGCCTGTAGGGTAGTGGCAGGCGCTGTGGCGAAACAATTTTTAAAAGATATCCAGTTTAATGCCTATACGGCTTCAGTTGGGAAAATTGAACTCGATAAAAATATTAAAGAATTAGATTTTTCTCTTATAGAAACTAACGCCGTTCGTTGTCCTGATCCTGCTTCCGCAGAAAAAATGGAAGATTATATTAAACAGATTAGAAAAGAAGGCGATACCGTAGGCGGTACCGTACAGTGTGTGATAAAAAATATGCCAAAAGGCCTGGGTGAACCGGTCTTTGATAAACTTCATGCCGAATTAGGGAAGGCCATGCTTTCCATAAATGCCGTAAAAGGTTTTGAATATGGTAGCGGATTTGAAGGTACTAAAATGAAAGGTAGCGAGCACAACGACCTGTTTAATGAAGACGGCACCACCAGAACCAATTTAAGCGGTGGAATACAAGGCGGCATTTCAAACGGAATGGATATTTATTTCAATGTAGCCTTTAAACCTGTGGCTACTATTATGCAAAAACAGGAAACTATAAATAAACAAGGCGAAAATGTTGAAATGCAGGGGAAAGGTAGACACGATCCCTGCGTTGTACCAAGAGCTGTACCCATTGTTGAAGCGATGGCTGCATTGGTAATCGCCGATTATTTACTTCAGAATAAAAGTTCAAAAATTTAA